Proteins from a genomic interval of Lolium perenne isolate Kyuss_39 chromosome 1, Kyuss_2.0, whole genome shotgun sequence:
- the LOC127311364 gene encoding trans-alpha-bergamotene synthase isoform X1, with the protein MASAGGATLYSEQLPPAMLQRRSANYQPKTWDYDSIFSMQYANKPSKQISSVEASLKQRVRQLLLKEDQEVATRLRIIGQLQSLGVAYHFEEEITRILMSMHVHDAYLQLKHDLSSTALLFRMLRAHGIPASIEILGAFCDSTGDLEAANPSLDSDGLVALYEASYLAFPGEAMLDRARAFAVKRLQELMPSMKPYQREKIRDVLLDLPLHWRAPRLQTIQSLEEHRGDEYETCRDMIDPSVLQLAVLDFNLVQAVHRSELLEVTRWWKETGLGEKLPFARDRLVECFFCAACIAPEPCLAGCREVLAKVGVLIVHLDDVYDLYGTLDELAMFTDAVGAWSSAAVALPEYMKAMYSAIRSTSAAAADRVMEEQGYDVLPLYKKAVRTWHELCKAFLVEAKWQHERTMPSLDEYLDNGWITSTGPLLLLHAFTMLQHTQQQQQQDSWLRDDDDDGSKDMVYPMLIELCSRVFRLCNDRATHEAESEQGEGPSFIACHMAEAGGGASEEDARGAVADTIAETLKEVNREVAFRSTGAANSLCVNLARIIQGIYRDGDGITSPTDSRKRLVKDLLFTPADLDICDPLD; encoded by the exons ATGGCGTCGGCTGGCGGGGCAACACTGTACTCAGAGCAGTTGCCGCCGGCCATGTTGCAGCGGCGGTCGGCGAACTACCAGCCCAAAACTTGGGACTACGACTCCATTTTCTCCATGCAGTATGCCAATAAG CCTAGCAAGCAAATAAGCTCAGTTGAGGCGAGCTTGAAGCAGAGAGTGAGGCAGCTGTTGCTCAAAGAGGACCAGGAAGTGGCTACTAGGCTCAGGATCATCGGTCAGCTGCAAAGCTTAGGTGTGGCGTACCATTTCGAGGAGGAGATCACAAGAATCCTCATGTCCATGCATGTGCATGATGCATACCTTCAACTCAAGCACGACCTTTCTTCAACAGCGCTGCTGTTTAGAATGCTTAGAGCACATGGAATTCCTGCATCAATAG AAATACTGGGTGCATTCTGCGATAGCACTGGTGATCTGGAAGCTGCGAATCCTAGCTTAGACAGCGATGGACTCGTTGCACTCTATGAGGCTTCCTACCTGGCCTTTCCAGGAGAGGCCATGCTCGACAGAGCAAGAGCATTCGCCGTCAAGAGACTCCAAGAACTGATGCCCTCCATGAAACCTTACCAGAGGGAAAAGATTAGGGACGTTCTGCTAGACCTCCCTCTGCACTGGAGAGCTCCCAGGTTGCAGACGATACAATCGCTGGAAGAGCATCGCGGCGACGAGTACGAGACCTGCCGGGATATGATCGATCCGTCCGTTCTGCAGCTGGCTGTGCTGGACTTCAACCTGGTGCAAGCTGTGCACCGGTCGGAGCTCCTGGAGGTGACGAGATGGTGGAAGGAGACCGGGCTCGGGGAGAAGCTCCCGTTCGCCCGGGACCGGCTGGTGGAGTGCTTCTTCTGCGCGGCGTGCATCGCGCCGGAGCCCTGCCTCGCCGGCTGCCGCGAGGTGCTGGCCAAGGTCGGCGTCCTCATCGTCCACCTCGACGACGTCTACGACCTCTACGGCACGCTCGACGAGCTCGCCATGTTCACCGACGCCGTCGGTGCGTGGTCGTCGGCTGCGGTGGCGCTGCCGGAGTACATGAAGGCGATGTACTCAGCCATCCGGtcgacgtcggcggcggcggcggatcgcgTGATGGAGGAGCAGGGATACGACGTGCTCCCGCTCTACAAGAAAGCAGTACGTACG TGGCATGAGCTGTGTAAGGCGTTCCTGGTAGAGGCCAAGTGGCAGCACGAGCGGACGATGCCAAGCTTGGACGAGTACCTCGACAACGGATGGATCACGTCCACGGGGCCTCTCCTCCTGCTCCACGCTTTCACCATGCTCCAGCacacgcagcagcagcagcagcaggactCATGGCtgcgcgacgacgacgacgatggcaGCAAGGACATGGTGTACCCGATGCTGATTGAGCTATGTTCCAGGGTCTTCCGGCTCTGCAATGACCGCGCGACGCACGAGGCAGAGTCCGAGCAGGGTGAGGGGCCGTCGTTCATCGCCTGCCACATGGCAGAGGCCGGTGGCGGCGCGAGCGAGGAAGATGCCCGTGGCGCGGTGGCCGACACCATCGCCGAGACGTTGAAGGAGGTGAACAGGGAGGTGGCCTTCAGAAGCACGGGCGCGGCCAACAGCCTCTGCGTCAACCTGGCCAGAATCATACAGGGCATCTACCGCGACGGCGACGGCATCACCTCGCCGACGGACAGCCGGAAACGGCTTGTGAAGGACCTGCTCTTCACGCCTGCTGATCTTGACATTTGTGATccattagactag
- the LOC127311381 gene encoding uncharacterized protein: MADYHRPYQSDLRPPPSSAPDSTTPHGNGYFTSISPHANGYFSATKDNTFPGAGDRRIEIYTTAHPPLPPPPRLALPPPPGWREGGVGSGRVGGGGGGGGANMWCFSDPEMKRRRRVASYKAYSVEGKVKSSLRRGLRWFKGKCSDIFHAW, translated from the coding sequence ATGGCCGACTACCACCGCCCCTACCAGAGCGATCTCCGGCCCCCGCCGTCCTCCGCCCCGGACTCCACCACCCCACACGGCAATGGCTACTTCACCTCCATCTCCCCCCATGCCAATGGCTACTTCTCCGCCACAAAAGACAACACTTTCCCCGGCGCTGGCGACCGGCGGATCGAGATCTACACAACGGCGCATCCGCCTCTCCCCCCGCCTCCGCGCCTCGCACTGCCACCGCCTCCGGGCTGGAGGGAGGGAGGCGTGGGGAGCGGCCGcgtcggaggaggcggcggcgggggaggggCCAACATGTGGTGCTTCAGCGACCCGGAGATGAAGCGGCGGAGGCGGGTGGCGAGCTACAAGGCGTACTCCGTGGAGGGCAAGGTGAAGTCGTCGCTGCGGAGGGGCCTCCGCTGGTTCAAGGGCAAGTGCTCCGATATCTTCCACGCCTGGTAA
- the LOC127311364 gene encoding alpha-terpineol synthase, chloroplastic isoform X2, with protein sequence MASAGGATLYSEQLPPAMLQRRSANYQPKTWDYDSIFSMQYANKPSKQISSVEASLKQRVRQLLLKEDQEVATRLRIIGQLQSLGVAYHFEEEITRILMSMHVHDAYLQLKHDLSSTALLFRMLRAHGIPASIEILGAFCDSTGDLEAANPSLDSDGLVALYEASYLAFPGEAMLDRARAFAVKRLQELMPSMKPYQREKIRDVLLDLPLHWRAPRLQTIQSLEEHRGDEYETCRDMIDPSVLQLAVLDFNLVQAVHRSELLEVTRWWKETGLGEKLPFARDRLVECFFCAACIAPEPCLAGCREVLAKVGVLIVHLDDVYDLYGTLDELAMFTDAVGAWSSAAVALPEYMKAMYSAIRSTSAAAADRVMEEQGYDVLPLYKKAWHELCKAFLVEAKWQHERTMPSLDEYLDNGWITSTGPLLLLHAFTMLQHTQQQQQQDSWLRDDDDDGSKDMVYPMLIELCSRVFRLCNDRATHEAESEQGEGPSFIACHMAEAGGGASEEDARGAVADTIAETLKEVNREVAFRSTGAANSLCVNLARIIQGIYRDGDGITSPTDSRKRLVKDLLFTPADLDICDPLD encoded by the exons ATGGCGTCGGCTGGCGGGGCAACACTGTACTCAGAGCAGTTGCCGCCGGCCATGTTGCAGCGGCGGTCGGCGAACTACCAGCCCAAAACTTGGGACTACGACTCCATTTTCTCCATGCAGTATGCCAATAAG CCTAGCAAGCAAATAAGCTCAGTTGAGGCGAGCTTGAAGCAGAGAGTGAGGCAGCTGTTGCTCAAAGAGGACCAGGAAGTGGCTACTAGGCTCAGGATCATCGGTCAGCTGCAAAGCTTAGGTGTGGCGTACCATTTCGAGGAGGAGATCACAAGAATCCTCATGTCCATGCATGTGCATGATGCATACCTTCAACTCAAGCACGACCTTTCTTCAACAGCGCTGCTGTTTAGAATGCTTAGAGCACATGGAATTCCTGCATCAATAG AAATACTGGGTGCATTCTGCGATAGCACTGGTGATCTGGAAGCTGCGAATCCTAGCTTAGACAGCGATGGACTCGTTGCACTCTATGAGGCTTCCTACCTGGCCTTTCCAGGAGAGGCCATGCTCGACAGAGCAAGAGCATTCGCCGTCAAGAGACTCCAAGAACTGATGCCCTCCATGAAACCTTACCAGAGGGAAAAGATTAGGGACGTTCTGCTAGACCTCCCTCTGCACTGGAGAGCTCCCAGGTTGCAGACGATACAATCGCTGGAAGAGCATCGCGGCGACGAGTACGAGACCTGCCGGGATATGATCGATCCGTCCGTTCTGCAGCTGGCTGTGCTGGACTTCAACCTGGTGCAAGCTGTGCACCGGTCGGAGCTCCTGGAGGTGACGAGATGGTGGAAGGAGACCGGGCTCGGGGAGAAGCTCCCGTTCGCCCGGGACCGGCTGGTGGAGTGCTTCTTCTGCGCGGCGTGCATCGCGCCGGAGCCCTGCCTCGCCGGCTGCCGCGAGGTGCTGGCCAAGGTCGGCGTCCTCATCGTCCACCTCGACGACGTCTACGACCTCTACGGCACGCTCGACGAGCTCGCCATGTTCACCGACGCCGTCGGTGCGTGGTCGTCGGCTGCGGTGGCGCTGCCGGAGTACATGAAGGCGATGTACTCAGCCATCCGGtcgacgtcggcggcggcggcggatcgcgTGATGGAGGAGCAGGGATACGACGTGCTCCCGCTCTACAAGAAAGCA TGGCATGAGCTGTGTAAGGCGTTCCTGGTAGAGGCCAAGTGGCAGCACGAGCGGACGATGCCAAGCTTGGACGAGTACCTCGACAACGGATGGATCACGTCCACGGGGCCTCTCCTCCTGCTCCACGCTTTCACCATGCTCCAGCacacgcagcagcagcagcagcaggactCATGGCtgcgcgacgacgacgacgatggcaGCAAGGACATGGTGTACCCGATGCTGATTGAGCTATGTTCCAGGGTCTTCCGGCTCTGCAATGACCGCGCGACGCACGAGGCAGAGTCCGAGCAGGGTGAGGGGCCGTCGTTCATCGCCTGCCACATGGCAGAGGCCGGTGGCGGCGCGAGCGAGGAAGATGCCCGTGGCGCGGTGGCCGACACCATCGCCGAGACGTTGAAGGAGGTGAACAGGGAGGTGGCCTTCAGAAGCACGGGCGCGGCCAACAGCCTCTGCGTCAACCTGGCCAGAATCATACAGGGCATCTACCGCGACGGCGACGGCATCACCTCGCCGACGGACAGCCGGAAACGGCTTGTGAAGGACCTGCTCTTCACGCCTGCTGATCTTGACATTTGTGATccattagactag